The Acropora muricata isolate sample 2 chromosome 7, ASM3666990v1, whole genome shotgun sequence genomic interval ACTGGTACTACTTTTCTTGCCATGATGAAGTTCATCGGAATAAGTTTAGTTTTATCACTGAAACAGAGTTTGTTACGCTGATGGTGGTAATACATGCTTCCTTAACGTCAAGTGTAATGAATATCACTTAGATCGCGGAAATCGagagaaaaaacatttttcttacCCAGTGGTACACAAACTATATTTTAAAGAAGGTGTTTTAATGGCAAACTTCAGAAATTTTACTTGCCAGATAACGTTGAAAAttggaggaaattttgctgcacaTAATAACAGAATTCGAAGAAACAGAACAAGGTGCAACGTGATTGTGGTGATAGCTGATAGAGGGGAAAGGTTATAATACCCTTTGTTCTATCTTTTTTATCACTTTTTTCAACCGTGACCATgcacaaaacaaaagcattccTACATATATTGGACATTGTGCCAATGAAAACGTTTGGGTTTGGTCAATCAAGCATAATGAGTGAGCGTAGACTAGAGCAAAAGATTGTGCAGGGCTGAGGCCCTACTCAACATCAATGTTTGATCTTTAGTCagccctttgaagtttgccgagTTTTACAACCATTTCCCTCTATTGACTTTGTTGTGGTTTGCCAGTGGTTGCCTGCTAAAATCATCGGTGACGTCACTTGCGTTTGCGTCAATGTATGGGTAATCATATGATGAGAACTGAAGTAGGCCTTTTAAGAGTTCaattcagcctctatttcaaggcgagtctatgTGCGAatgtcagttttcttttttattgaaattagaGCTGATAGGCCCTATTCACGATGGCCACCGTCATTGGATTTCAAATTGTCATTCAAATTAGCCATGTGTGTAGGCAAATTGCGGAAACTCGGCTCGTCGAAATATTAAAATGACATTGCTTAAAGAACATTTTATAATTAAAATAACATTGtttaaagaatattttataatcTTGCACATAGACTCGCTATGAAAGAAAGGCTGAGGGGAATTAGAGAGTAATCTCATTCGCGTTTTGTCCAGAATCAAATAATTTTCTGAGTCTTTAGGCAAGCgtaattatttgattttggacaaaacgcaCGTGAAATTATTCTCTTATTTCACGAGTATACCATTTGACCAGCTGTTAAGGCACCGGGTAACAACTTACGCTCATAATAAGATGGGTGACAAATTTAAatgttaatttataatttcacatttgaaactacattgttgccatggcaacttttcctacagtgccaaaatggcgtccagctttgaaaatgttacagattATTGCATCTATCAGGTAGTAGGtgggctgtgattggttgatttagcggtCCGTTTTCTAAAGTACGGACCGCTTGACCTCGTGGTATGCTTTCCAGTTCGACACAATTTCCAAGaaatataataaacatcttacaaCATCGTTTTCCCGGTCCTTACTCTAAGTTCCGGCAGCTTGTTTATTCCACTTCAtgaattgaaatggaaaatacgCGGTCCGTAACTTTCAGTACAGCCCTCGAAGTCAGTTAATAAGAGAAATTTGTGAGCGTAATTTGTCAGTCACCCATGATATAAATAGCTAGTCAAATGGTATACAGGTGAAATTAGAGAATATTTTCACTtgtgttttgtccaaaatcaaataatttcccaaGCTCATATGCCAGGGAAATTacttgattttggacaaaacgcaagggaaattattctctaatttaTACTCGTCACCATTTGATTACCCATACTAATCTATAGCATTTTTTAacctggacgccattttggcactgtaggaaaagttgccatggcaatattTATATTTCACTTGTGAAATTATGAATTAACGCTGAAATTTCACGCCAAAATCAAGGAGTAACTTGTCACTCATGTTATTATCCACCAAATAACCTCACTGCCTTATTCACTGCATAATCTTACTACGAATCAATTCTGAGACTTTTCGTGAGAGTTGTGAATAATTCCCATCATTTGACCCCggaaaaaatgcttttttcgttttgtttccttgaaaattgttttcttcGTTACGATAATAtattttaatgaacaaaaagcaaaaacaacattaaattttaaaaaaacaacaactaactAACAACAAATAATGTGGGTTACTCAGGAAAAAGGTAGTTTTAATCAATTGTTACTACCCACTATTTATAGTCTATGGCTGTTTTGTAGTTGTCTAAAATGTAAGCTatggtggaaaaacaaaaattgtggTGTAAGTTGAAATGCAAATGTTTTAACTTATTTGACCGCAGAGGTCAGTTGCTCGAAGGATGGTTAGCGCTGGCCATTTGTTGAGAAGTATTGAACCCTGTGCGTTTCTATGGTGGTAAAAACTGGTTGCCGCTAAGCAGGTTTTGAGCAACTCAGGTCCCGTTTCTGAAAAGGTTTTCGGGCTCGGAAAGCAAGTTTTTAAACTACGACCCGCTTGTTTagaaagctggtcttttaagaTGTTTCTAAATATGGTCATTTTTAAATGGAATCGTTTGAATGTAATTTCGGATTGCCTGACTTTGAGCAATTCCGCGTTGTGATTCGCTAGAAAATTTCACGCCACATTCTCACCCAATCAGGTAGCAGTAAAGCCAGTTGCAAGCTGCACTCGCGCGTTTTTCTTTCGTTGTGCTATGATTGATCCATTTGGTTGTCCGTGTTCGCTATGATTGGCCAGTTAAGAACCTTTGCAAGAGAGcgttgctttttatttttttgctgtgCTGGTTTTGTTATACTGTACTGGTTGTGTGGACGGTGTGATACATTGAGAAACGTATAGTTTTTAATAATCTAGAATCAAAAATTGTTTACATACTTGAAATCCAGAACGCGAATTGTAAGTTTGTTAACCACCACAAAGTGATGGAGAGTGAGTTAATATCATATCACTTTATTCATAACTTGCCAAGGAACGGAGTGTGTTTGAAACGCTCCTTAATTTTACACGTACTTTTCCTCTTAGCGTTTATTGGAATTTCGTCTGAAGACATCGATACCTGCGAAAACCATACGGTTGCGGATATCGATATCGAATAAACACGTCGATTCATCATATCGCTTTCTTATTGGATCGATTTAAGACAGTTTTATCGACACAAGAAGTGAGTCTTGCCTTGGAAATAAGGGAATGTAGTCATATGTGAAGTGCTCAacgtttttgtaaataaaggagGTCGCAACTATTGCGACAAAATCACGAAATCTGTGCCTTTGTATCACACTACAACGCTTGCTATTTCAGCGCAAAGCACGCCTGTCTGTGATCCGAAAAACCTTAACAACGTTTAATTCCCTGTCGCGTTCTGATTGACTCCGATTTTTCCGAGGTCCTTAAAATGATGACCAGCGTGCTAGGGCAAAATATGAGAAAGGAAAGACACCTAGCCcaaacttttttttgttataccTTAAAAAGGCTGGTTTGACTAACCAAAGTGTTGAACTTAAATTAAACTGCGATCCGTCCCTAATTTCGGCGAGTAAAATAAGACAGCGAGCGAAATGTGCCCGTCGCGCGAGATTTGGAGGGCCTGCAGAGCGCACCGAAAGTTGGCTATGATTAAGGCGCTTAACGttcaacgtttttgagccacggacaaCAACCGGGCGTGAGCTGTTTTCCAATTCTAGTAGTTCTTCACACTACTATATTTATGTTGTTGAGCATCTTTTCACTAACAGAGACGATTATTAGTCtaggagagaccactgtcctagcagccgaaatgttcacttctggTTTCCGTCCGTGAACTCAAAAGCTTTGCGTGCTTGAGCTCGCTATTTTCTGCTCTCCCCACGCACTGTGTTTTCTACGAGTATCTGTGAGGTAGGTCTTCCCCCGCGGAGAAGagaaatgcaaatgaaaaaaaaaacaaacaaacaagtaaacaaaCACAAGCCCCTTCCCACAAACGCACAAAACAGGGAGGGATTGATCAAAAGGAAGAGTGTAATTTGGAACAAATTACACAAATTTACAAATAtatcgagaaatgagaaaaaagatTTACACGTGATTATGAAATGTTTACAAAATTGCCTCTTTTATGGCTATTAATTACATAAACAAATACTCAATGTAAACAGTGGTCTCTTTCCTGTTCTTCAAACCAATAGTTGAAGAACAAATTAAATGGAAACCGAAGTTTCTTTCTACACACTATACTCTTCTCATGTGTTCTTGCTCAAGTACTTTCTCCGAAACTCaaactttaaccctttcccgtccaaggggttccctattgacgagtaaaatcgtctggcgtttgacagagtaaaacctataagtgccctgagcgcttattcggcagttaaggggttaattgggacattttttttgacgctgttaaccaattccctgccaaggggttccccattgacgagtaaaatcgtctggaattagacagagtaaaatctataagtgccctgagcgctcattcggcagttaaggggctaAGTTCTAAATTCGCCTTCGATGAAAAGGGTTTAAGGGAGCTCAAGCAAACATGACGATGACGGCAAGAAGgatgtcacaaatttgcatatttgacaatgaagaCAGTATTCTGGCACGCTTTTTACGTGCGTTTGtcatttttgcacatttcaCAGGCATTCCCGTCCTCcctctttctacgacgtgaaatgacttgttttgcaattgtgtgaGTGACGTAAGAATTCCACGAAAATCCTTTTCTTCTCACTTCCAAACCGCAcaaaccaatttaattccagtcTAATTAGTACACATTTTGCAAGGCAACTTTAAACGACGGGGAATGATTGAAAAATCATTGAAGAAACGCTAAAATACTTACCAAATTACAAAATTGACAATTAACTCTAATACTTAACAAGCTACGTTTAACACTGAGACGGCAACAATTTCAGTTTAAAATGGGTCTTTTTTCGTCGAAAACGCGCGTATTTTTAATGGAAAAATCACTTAAGATTTTCAACATTGTTTATTCTAAAACTGTTCTTCGCCCATTTGTAAGTAACAAAAGAAGGGATAAAATTTTTCGTTTTCTACAGTCTTCAATTTCATGAAACAAAACAGACCAAAAATGGTTTTCTCCTAAGAGAACCCGATAAAGCTTAATCGACAGAAAATGATAGATGCCAGTAAAACAGGACGTTTAAACTTGCATAACTAATTTATCCACAGGTTCAAAGAGTAGGTCTTGCTTCTTGCGCTGGCCCTCCCATCACCAAAATCATGTTCTCCCTTCCCCCCACCGGAGAAAGAAGCCTTATCCGCTTCGGTTATTGCGATCCCGTGATCTGCCCGTTGACAATCTTTCCCTCCTCCACCAATCATCAACACCGCTCCATCACCATCTTCCCAGTCGCACCAGAAGCCAACTTGTGTTGCCTTTTGAAGTGATCCACTGCACGTAGCTTGTCCGAATCCATCGGACGGTTGAAACTGGCCGCCATATTGAACATTGCAATTTTCCTGGCAGTCATCACTTGCCCAAACTCTACCATTTCTAAAGTTACCATAACTGGATATTTTCTCCCGGAATGTCTTTCCACCCAGACAGTCACCTGTGGTCTGCAACAACGCGGTGTGCTGAGGGTCATCGCTGCGCGTGATCTTGAATTGGCGGCCCCTGACCAACCAGAATGCTGGCGAGAGCATGTCTGCGTTGACTGATGTGTTCGATATATCTCCAACTCCTACACTGTTATCGTACCACCACTCACCACTGTCTTCCATCCAATGTTTGGCATCACTGTTTGAGAACCGTGCAATGAGAGTCCAAGCTTTGCCAGAAGGTGTCTTATCACAATAAGtcttcaaaaaaaagaaaaaaaaaatgataagatTTTCACTATCGATTCCAGAAGTAATACCCCATGTCAGGATCccgaaatattttcaaacattgtgTGGGTTCTGAAACGTTTCTAACAACCTCGCGAACAAAAGTTGTAATACGAGGGGTTTTACACGTGTGGTCACTTACAAATGTAATGAGAAAGGCGGCCCTTTCTTCAAGGACCCGGTCGGAGTTAAATATCGTGACTTCAAAAACTAATTCGATTGAGCTAAAATATCATCAttcaaaagattgaaatttgTCGCTCACTTGAAATGAAGTGGACTTCGTCGATAACGTGTATAACACGTCAATAAGACTGAGACTTTTCTGCTTTCCATCCATAAGTATACCTAACGCCGgcaaaggaatgaaaattgattCAACTCGCTTTAACATGGCCATGGCAGTGATTTTACGTTCCAAATGCAAGCATTTTACTTTCCCTTGTTCCCAATTCTTGGGTGTTCTCTTTTTGGTTCGGGGGCAGGATTAATAGAAGACTCGAAGGCGCTCATGTGAGTCTTTCAGCCTGGAACAAAACTTTTCAAGGTCAGGAGACAAATTTCTTCGAACATGGTGAAACCATTCGTCCTGCGCTTTTGAATGAGCGCAGCGGCCGACACTTCGCAACGTGGGGTGAATTCTTGTTATCAAAAGTGTCATTCATCATCGGTACCGTCTTCATTTTGCCTTTAATGTCAAATGGCCCCCTCACGTCTTATCGTAACATGCTTATTTATAATATGTGTAATCTTATTACAGCCGAGGTACCTAGCTAGAGTCTTATTATTTGTTTAATGATGGAAGTTATTCTGATCGTTATTCTCGCATTTGTCGTTTCATCTTGCTTCAAATGAATTTAATTGACctataagaaataaaaaaagataactcACTGCTTTCCTACCCTGACAGCTGTGATTGCGGTCGCACCGGTAGGAGCCCAGTGTATTGATGCAATTGAAATGTATGCTACAGACAGGCGTCGATGATGTGCATTCGTCAACGTCTGCAAGAAAGGAATCgacaaatattgaagaaaaacaataataataaggcgaacatgaagaagaaaaaaagagggGAGGAGGACAAGGAGGAAACAaagaatgatgataataatgagcACATGGATAAAggtcaagaagaagaagaagaagaggacaCGAAGACCATGACAACAAAGAtaagcaaagaagaaaaagaagacgaaGTAGAAGAAGAACTCAACACCAATTTGACTTCGATGGGACATGACTTAAGATTGCCTTTCTACAACTAACCTCCGGTGCTCATATCACAGTAAGCAAATACGGGTGTTCCTGGAATGATAGACGACAGCCAGTATTTGCCGTTACACCCCTTTTCATTCGTTTTAATTTCGTTGCAAGACTCAGCAGGTACTTGAGATATTGAACCTATAGCAGCTGCAAGGGATATGACAATACGCAAATATGAAGTGAGGCTCAgtaaaaaaatgatttgaaaaacGCGGACAGGAGCTGTACTAAGATGAAAAATCAACTGCGTTGGACGTGAGCATGTATTCTGGAACAATCCACGCAGCAACGTcgtcaaatgaaattcattttttgcGGTGGTTTAAGATCAATTTCGATGccttaaaaattaaagttagAACAATCAATAAGATCTTGGACTCTCTGAAATAAAATTAGGTTTTGTGCGAGTTTTCCCTTCTGGAGATGATAATTTTTCATAGTGTTTCTTTCCAAAGCAACAGCCGGAAACGAAACGTTACCATGACAACTACCTCGATGGAGTACCCAACTTGGCTTGACTTAGCTCGATTCATCATTAGGCACAATTTAGAATTAAATAACGCTGTCTCCTCGTTGTTTCCTCCATTTGGTACCTTCAAGTGTATTTTGGTACGGTGCATATTTAACCATTGCACATGCGCTTTTgcagaaacaataatttccaaGGTAAAAGCCAGTCTTGAAGTATGTGCTGGGGAATGCTGACATAAAATAGATGTCTTAACGCACGTGAATTTATTAAGTAAGCAAAATAATCCCTTTTATCATTTAGATACCGATGAAATACCACGTATTTTCCGGTGAGGAAAATTTCGTATGCAATGAAGAAACGACTTTTATCTTTCACATGTAAAGATATCAACTTGAAGGTTGTCATGACTACTTCATTCTCAGCCAATAAGAAATTACttacttattaattattataattatttattcatttatttccaaacgtcagctttgaaAAACGCCTTGTGTCAAACATCCAcagcaaaaaacagaaaatgatcTTCAATGTTTAATCCACGGCAGAATGCGGGATCCCAAAGACGTAGCAAACTTCTTTTACGAAAGGATTACGAACGTTAATGCCTAACTCGCATCGTCGACTCCAAATCCACCTTGGATTTGTTCTATGGGAAAAAAGTGTAAGTATTCTAAGATTCAATATTCAAGAGAGAGGACGATTTTCATCTCACACTATACTATATATACATACGTAGAACACCTTCCGTTGAAtccatttttctttcacaaTATCAAAGCCCTCTTGTTATTGTAAATTGATTACAAGTATACGCCGGCAATCAAAACAGTGGAATGTGTTTTTCTCTTGTGATGGTGTTATCAAAAATTTGTCGCATCGTCAATACCTCGTCCGAGTTTATTTTACCTAAGATCGAAGAATTACATCTTAATGGCAGTTTCACATagctttaaaattttccagaggACAACTAGGAAGTGTATATTCCATACGCTTTGCCACATTACGTTTACAGTTgaaatttccgaaaaaaaaatttgcctcCAAGACAAgttcatttattttttcatgttaatAAACGGGCAAATCCGACCTTGAGTTTTGTCGGGAAAATAcggaaacgaagtgaaaaaGGTTTGAAGGACATTTTCGAAAGTTTTTGTCAAAGGCtggtataaaaacaaattttctctcCATTGTCTAGGCTAGTCTATAATTGGTATGCAAATACGATATTGAGTTTTCTggtgaaaataaagaaaattgtgAATCGAGTTAATTagtttaaaaattttctttggcTGATAAGGAAACGAATTTTCTCTCCATGAATTGAAAATGTCAtcatatttgtttttcattttgctctttttgtcatggttaACAAATTGAATAACATGGTTGGCAAAGATTTAAAGACAAGTTTGTAATTTTACCATTGCGCTTGTTTTAGAATCATAGTTACTGCTAAAATAATACTGTTTGTGAAAAAGACAGACGTCTTGCTTTGGAATATTTATTTCTTAGTTGAAAGACGAAGTTGCACAAAAAGCTTTctggaaaaagaaataatttttgtgaAAGCTACATTTCTTAAGCCTGTTTTATGGAAAACCTTTCTACAAAAGGATTTTTAAACGTCAAGGACTAGAAATTAAGTAACAACTGAGTTCTTTAAAGCAAACTAATATGTTTTTTTATGCAATGGTTAACATACCTTTATCTTAACTTACCagttctttaaaatttgtctGTGTTCTGGTGTGAAAAATTGAACGCGTGCATGGATCGTGAACGTTGACAGAAATAGCACGTTCTTAGCTGTGAAATGTGAAAACAGGACCTCCACGTCCTAGAAGCGGAAATTAGTAGAGAAAACTTTTCCCCACTTCTCTCCAGGAGCTTATTGTTTCTAACTACTCACGCTGGCAGCTGTTAGCAGTTTCAATAGTCTACAAGGCGAACCCGTGTGAAACCTGCTACGTAccagtaattaatttttatttccgtCCCATTCATCGCGCGCTACACTTTTTTGTAGAATTAAATATTAATCTAAATTAAAGAAGAATGTACCTGAGGCTGAGATCTTTCCAGGACACATTTTTGCAAGTTGAAGATCTGTgaaacacaataaaataaaatttatctaTGTAAAAAGTTAAGAATACAAATAAGAAAAGCAAAGCTGATCAAGCAGTGAAAAGAatcaaacaaatgagaaaaagactGCACTTACCAAATATCGTTGTACATCTTGGAGTTACCCATCTATTCCTCCAGCGACTTTGTGAACTGTACATATCATGCAATTTGACGTTTTTCTTAACTCTGAATGCTAGCGCATGTCTCATTTTATGTTTTTCATCTCCGCCTacaaatttttatatttaacGAACGAAAATATTTGCACGCTCTACTCGTGTACCACGCTTAGCACGTGCAGACTACAAGTGCGCCATGCATAGCAGAAGCATCACACACAGCACCTGTGACACGACGTGTCATATATAGTTTCTTTGCTGCTCCACCTGCAAAACTATGCAGCaacgaacaaaataaaaaaattcttgtACCATCTTTATTGTAATAAACATCACAAAGCAAATCAGAGAGTAAGCACtataatcttaaaaaaaaagcaaaaacagaaaaacaagaagaacaaatacaaagcaaaaactGTATAACGTTGAACCAATTCAGGCCGTTTTATGGGTTATAAAAGGCCCAAAATGTCTATATGGTCGATGGCATATCTACGGTAAAAAAATAGATGGCTTTCAAACAAATTAGACGaaccttttgcaaaatggccaaatatTAAATCCGTCATTTAGCTTCCTATGGTTCTAAAAAGCGTAAAGAATTATTTAATGGTAAAAAAACGTAAAGACGACAACGTTTGGAATAGTTGACGAcgcttcaggtgttggtagaaacgttCCATGAACATGCACCATAGTAGCTTTGTCGTCTATGCTCCACAGCGCCACCAACACT includes:
- the LOC136922953 gene encoding uncharacterized protein; amino-acid sequence: MEDSGEWWYDNSVGVGDISNTSVNADMLSPAFWLVRGRQFKITRSDDPQHTALLQTTGDCLGGKTFREKISSYGNFRNGRVWASDDCQENCNVQYGGQFQPSDGFGQATCSGSLQKATQVGFWCDWEDGDGAVLMIGGGGKDCQRADHGIAITEADKASFSGGGKGEHDFGDGRASARSKTYSLNLWIN